Part of the Pseudomonas sp. Leaf58 genome is shown below.
TCAGGTGCGGCAGCTCCAGGCCGAAGAACGGCACCGGTTTGTCGGCGGCGCTGAGGATCAGCCAACCGGCCACCGGCAAGCCGATCATCAGCAGATACAGCGCCAGGTGCATCAGGTGCGCAAGGCCAGTCTGCCAGGCTGGTGGCTTGGGCACGATAGGCGGGGTTGGGCGGCTCAGGCGAACGGCCAGGCGCAGCCAAACCAGCACGAACACGCTGAGCCCGAGCATGAAGTGCAGGTCTTTCATCAGGTTGCGTTCGGCGCTGTCCTTGGGGAACAGGCCACGTAATTCGATAAGGGCGTAGACAGCGGCCAGCAACACCAGCATCAGCCAATGCAGGGCGATGGACAGGCGCGCGTAATGGGGTGTAGGGGTGGATGAAACCATGATCGGTCCTCGTCATCAGGTCGGAATGGCGCTCTTGTTGGCGCTCGGGGAGTACTGTAGTTGCTGCGGGGAAACGAATTTTTGCGCTGGGTCTGTGAAAATTGTGTTGTCTACCCCGGCCTTTCGCGGGCAAGCCTGCTGCTACACCGGCGTAGGAGCGGGCTTGCCCGCGAAAGGGCCGGTACAGGCGACATCATGAATTGGGCAAATGCGGCCAATCATCAGCCACCAAAAACACCCGCTCGGCCTCTTGCCAGGGGCCATCAGCCTGCTGCGCCAACCTGACCAGCAATTGCGCCGGTGCCAGGCGTTCCAGCACATGCAGCCATGCCGCAAACTGTTCCGCCGGCCAACACTCATCCGCTTCGACCCGCGCCGGTGCCAGCCAGGCATGCCGCTGCAGTGGTTGCCAACGTTCGCCCTCAGCCATCACCCAATCCTGCCGACGCACCCAGCGGCCACGCAAATGTTGCGGGTTGGCACCTTGCGGCGGCTCGGCATGCCCAGCGCACGGATAGAACAGATAACCACCGAGCCACACATGCGCCTGCACCTGTTCGATACCCAGCTGAGCCAGCACCGCACGGCTGTGCGCCCCTGTCGACATCGGCAATTGGTGGCCCGCCAAGTGCGCCAACTTGGCGCCCAGCCGGTCCTGGCAGCCTGGCCCCAGCCAAGCGGCCGGGTCGTGGCCGGCGTGCACTGGGCCCAGGTACAGCTTGATGGCCAGTTCCAGGTGGTGCACGCCCTCGCGGTCGCGCAGCAGTACGTCCAGCTCGCCCAGGGTACGCCCGCCGTCGCGAATCGCCAGGTTGGCCGCCAGCAGTTCGATGCCTGGCGCCTGGCCCAGGGCGAATTGCCACAGGCGTTCGTAGTAATGCCCCAGGCGCCGGCTGCCCAGTTGCGCCAGCCAGTCGCGCAGCGGGCGGTCATCGTCATCCAGCAGCCGTAGCCAGGCTTCCAGGCGCTGTGGCTGGTCCGCCCACAGGCTTCCCGCCAGCGGGTGGCGCTGGGGGCAGGGTGGGGTGCTGAGCAACGGTGGCGACAGCAGGGCCCAAGCCAAGTCGCGCACGGTCGGGCGACGTAGCTGCCGGGGCAGGTCGTGGAGCTGGGCGAATGGCATCATCCTGCGAGCATAGCCGGTTTGCCGCTAACCCGTGGTTTCGCCCATAATCGGCGCATCGTCACCCGCCGCAGAGCCTCGCAGGAGCCCCATGGAGCAATTTCGCAATATCGGTATCATCGGCCGCCTTGGCAGCTCGCAGGTGCTCGACACCATTCGCCGACTGAAAAAATTCCTCCTCGAGCGCCACCTGCACGTGATCCTCGAGGACACCATCGCCGAAGTGCTGCCCGGCCACGG
Proteins encoded:
- a CDS encoding DUF1853 family protein, which gives rise to MMPFAQLHDLPRQLRRPTVRDLAWALLSPPLLSTPPCPQRHPLAGSLWADQPQRLEAWLRLLDDDDRPLRDWLAQLGSRRLGHYYERLWQFALGQAPGIELLAANLAIRDGGRTLGELDVLLRDREGVHHLELAIKLYLGPVHAGHDPAAWLGPGCQDRLGAKLAHLAGHQLPMSTGAHSRAVLAQLGIEQVQAHVWLGGYLFYPCAGHAEPPQGANPQHLRGRWVRRQDWVMAEGERWQPLQRHAWLAPARVEADECWPAEQFAAWLHVLERLAPAQLLVRLAQQADGPWQEAERVFLVADDWPHLPNS
- the cybB gene encoding cytochrome b561, which gives rise to MVSSTPTPHYARLSIALHWLMLVLLAAVYALIELRGLFPKDSAERNLMKDLHFMLGLSVFVLVWLRLAVRLSRPTPPIVPKPPAWQTGLAHLMHLALYLLMIGLPVAGWLILSAADKPVPFFGLELPHLIGPNPDQAKFIKGWHERIGSWGYWLIGLHALAGLYHHYVQRDNTLLRMLPYK